The Cupriavidus nantongensis genome has a segment encoding these proteins:
- the mmsB gene encoding 3-hydroxyisobutyrate dehydrogenase: MHIAFIGLGNMGAPMARNLLKAGHTLTVFDLNAAAVASLRAEGAGSADSARKAAAEADFVITMLPAAAHVRSAYLGEDGVLAGVRPGVPLVDSSTIDPATVRELAAAAEARGNSLADAPVSGGTVGAQAGTLTFMVGASEALFAQVRPVLAGMGRNLVHCGGTGTGQVAKICNNLILGISMIGVSEAMALGVKLGIDANVLAGIVNTSTGRCWASDTCNPWPGVIETAPASRGYSGGFGADLMLKDLGLANDAARSVKQPLFLGALAQQVYQAVSHAGDGQLDFSGVIRQYLSAADKEHQQ, translated from the coding sequence ATGCATATCGCCTTCATCGGCCTGGGCAACATGGGCGCGCCCATGGCGCGCAACCTGCTCAAGGCCGGTCACACGCTGACCGTATTCGACCTGAACGCCGCCGCGGTGGCATCGCTGCGCGCCGAGGGCGCGGGCAGCGCCGACTCGGCGCGCAAGGCGGCGGCCGAAGCGGATTTCGTCATCACCATGCTGCCAGCGGCCGCGCACGTGCGCAGCGCCTACCTTGGCGAAGACGGCGTGCTGGCCGGGGTGCGGCCCGGCGTGCCGCTGGTCGACTCCAGCACCATCGACCCCGCCACCGTGCGTGAACTGGCCGCCGCGGCGGAAGCGCGCGGCAATTCGTTGGCCGATGCGCCGGTCTCCGGCGGCACCGTCGGCGCGCAGGCCGGCACGCTGACCTTCATGGTCGGCGCCTCCGAAGCGCTGTTCGCGCAGGTGCGACCGGTGCTGGCCGGCATGGGCCGTAACCTGGTCCACTGCGGCGGCACCGGCACCGGCCAGGTCGCCAAGATCTGCAACAACCTGATCCTGGGCATCTCCATGATCGGCGTCTCCGAGGCGATGGCGCTGGGGGTCAAGCTTGGCATCGATGCCAATGTGCTGGCGGGCATCGTCAATACCTCCACCGGGCGCTGCTGGGCCTCGGATACCTGCAACCCGTGGCCCGGCGTGATCGAGACCGCGCCCGCCAGCCGCGGCTACAGCGGCGGCTTTGGCGCCGACCTGATGCTGAAGGACCTGGGCCTGGCCAACGACGCCGCGCGCAGCGTGAAGCAGCCGCTGTTTCTCGGCGCGCTGGCGCAGCAGGTCTACCAGGCGGTGAGCCATGCCGGCGACGGCCAACTCGACTTCTCCGGCGTGATCCGCCAGTACCTGTCCGCCGCGGACAAGGAGCACCAGCAATGA
- a CDS encoding enoyl-CoA hydratase gives MIEFALHGHVATLTLSRPPANAFTAEGLQQLRELVARIDANPEVRAVVVTGAGEKFFSAGADLNGFAEGDRAHARVMAQQFGSAFEALQNARPVVIAAINGYAMGGGLECALACDIRIAEEQAQMALPEAAVGLLPCGCGTQTLPWLVGEGWAKRMILTNERVDAATALRIGLVEEVVPRGQAIATALAMAERAGKVSPRAAAHSKRLVHLARQGVPRQAALALERERFVDLFDDADQREGVNAFLEKRAPQWRNA, from the coding sequence ATGATCGAGTTCGCCCTGCACGGCCATGTCGCCACGCTCACGCTGAGCCGCCCGCCCGCCAACGCGTTCACCGCTGAAGGCCTGCAACAGTTGCGCGAACTGGTGGCAAGGATCGACGCCAACCCGGAAGTCCGCGCCGTGGTCGTCACCGGAGCCGGCGAGAAATTCTTCAGCGCCGGCGCCGACCTGAACGGCTTTGCGGAGGGTGACCGCGCCCACGCGCGCGTGATGGCGCAGCAGTTCGGCAGCGCCTTCGAAGCCCTGCAGAATGCGCGTCCGGTGGTGATCGCCGCGATCAATGGCTATGCCATGGGCGGCGGGCTGGAATGCGCGCTGGCGTGCGATATCCGCATCGCCGAGGAGCAGGCGCAGATGGCGCTGCCCGAAGCCGCCGTGGGGCTGCTGCCGTGCGGCTGCGGCACGCAGACGCTGCCGTGGCTGGTGGGTGAAGGCTGGGCCAAGCGCATGATTCTGACCAACGAGCGCGTCGACGCGGCCACCGCGCTGCGCATCGGCTTGGTGGAAGAAGTCGTGCCGCGCGGCCAGGCCATTGCCACGGCGCTGGCGATGGCCGAACGCGCCGGCAAGGTCAGCCCGCGCGCCGCCGCGCACAGCAAGCGGCTGGTGCACCTGGCGCGCCAGGGCGTGCCGCGCCAGGCCGCGCTGGCGCTGGAGCGCGAGCGCTTTGTCGACCTGTTCGACGATGCCGACCAGCGCGAAGGCGTCAATGCCTTCCTCGAGAAACGCGCGCCGCAATGGCGCAACGCCTAG
- a CDS encoding enoyl-CoA hydratase/isomerase family protein, giving the protein MRLTEETKAANLDVAEPEVLFQVVNGVGIATLNRPRQLNALSYQMVVALGAQVEAWATDDAIRAVVLRGAGPKAFCAGGDIRALTDSYRDGTPLHQRFFIDEYTLDYRLHRYPKPLVALMDGIVMGGGMGLAQAAHLRIVTERSRVAMPETGIGLVPDVGASHFLSKLPLPLALYLGLTGVSIGAADALLCGLADAAVGSATLDELEQTLAGIDWGHDTLTDLRRALVREPVASAAEAPLLQVLPALLQHFAGHATLPEILAGLACQDDPAYTAWATRTIDVLRTRSPLSACATRELLLRGPRMDLADCFRMELAVVVNTFTQGDFVEGVRALIVDKDNAPRWRVTSYDAVDDARVQALFRPWWAPGEEPLALPH; this is encoded by the coding sequence ATGCGCCTGACCGAAGAAACCAAGGCCGCCAACCTGGATGTGGCCGAGCCGGAGGTGCTGTTCCAGGTGGTCAACGGCGTCGGCATCGCCACGCTGAACCGGCCGCGCCAGCTCAATGCGCTGTCGTATCAGATGGTCGTCGCGCTGGGCGCACAGGTCGAAGCCTGGGCCACTGACGATGCCATCCGCGCGGTGGTGCTGCGCGGCGCGGGCCCCAAGGCCTTCTGCGCCGGCGGCGATATCCGCGCGCTGACCGACAGCTATCGCGACGGCACGCCGCTGCACCAGCGCTTCTTTATCGACGAATACACGCTGGACTACCGCCTGCACCGCTATCCCAAGCCGCTGGTGGCGCTGATGGACGGCATCGTCATGGGCGGCGGCATGGGCCTGGCACAGGCCGCGCATCTGCGCATCGTCACCGAACGCTCGCGCGTGGCAATGCCCGAGACCGGCATCGGCCTGGTGCCGGATGTGGGGGCCAGCCACTTCCTGTCGAAGCTGCCGCTGCCGCTGGCGCTCTATCTGGGCCTGACCGGTGTGAGCATCGGTGCGGCTGATGCCTTGCTGTGCGGACTGGCCGACGCGGCAGTGGGCAGCGCCACGCTGGACGAACTGGAGCAAACCCTGGCCGGCATCGACTGGGGCCATGACACGCTGACGGACCTGCGCCGCGCGCTGGTGCGCGAGCCCGTTGCCAGCGCCGCCGAAGCGCCGCTGCTGCAAGTGCTGCCGGCGCTGCTGCAGCATTTCGCGGGACATGCCACGCTGCCGGAGATCCTGGCCGGACTGGCTTGCCAGGACGACCCCGCCTACACCGCATGGGCCACCCGCACCATCGACGTGCTGCGCACCCGTTCGCCGCTGTCCGCGTGTGCCACGCGCGAGCTGCTGCTGCGCGGGCCCAGGATGGACCTGGCCGACTGCTTCCGCATGGAACTGGCGGTGGTGGTCAACACCTTCACGCAAGGCGATTTCGTCGAAGGCGTACGCGCGCTGATCGTCGACAAGGACAACGCCCCGCGCTGGCGCGTCACCAGCTATGACGCCGTGGACGATGCCCGGGTCCAGGCGCTGTTCCGGCCGTGGTGGGCGCCGGGCGAGGAGCCGCTGGCCCTGCCCCACTGA
- a CDS encoding Crp/Fnr family transcriptional regulator, translated as MSLDALLARSPWAAALTPVQRERVRAELRERAVPQGAYVIRKGDLADSWLGVADGLVKVHCAAPSGKRATLTGVPAGGWLGEGSLLKREALRYDVVALRDSRIACMPGATFRWLQETSLPFNRYLLDQLNERLGLFIATVEHERLHGIEGRVARALATLFNPVLCPGLGPALYLTQEEVGLLAGISRQRANAALKVLEGERLLAVEHGAVHVLDLEALRRY; from the coding sequence GTGAGCCTCGACGCGCTGCTGGCGCGCAGCCCCTGGGCTGCGGCACTGACACCGGTGCAACGCGAGCGCGTGCGCGCCGAACTGCGCGAGCGTGCGGTGCCGCAAGGCGCCTATGTCATCCGCAAGGGCGACCTCGCCGACAGCTGGCTGGGCGTCGCCGACGGCCTGGTCAAGGTGCATTGCGCCGCGCCGTCCGGCAAGCGCGCCACGCTGACCGGCGTGCCGGCCGGCGGCTGGCTCGGCGAAGGCTCGCTGCTCAAGCGCGAGGCGCTGCGCTATGACGTGGTGGCGCTGCGCGATTCGCGCATCGCCTGCATGCCCGGTGCCACGTTCCGCTGGTTGCAGGAAACCAGCCTGCCCTTCAACCGCTACCTGCTCGACCAGCTCAACGAACGGCTCGGCCTGTTTATCGCCACCGTCGAGCATGAGCGGCTGCATGGCATCGAGGGCCGCGTGGCGCGCGCGCTGGCGACGCTGTTCAATCCGGTGCTATGCCCCGGCCTGGGTCCGGCCTTGTATCTGACGCAGGAGGAAGTGGGCCTGCTGGCGGGGATTTCGCGCCAGCGGGCCAATGCGGCGCTCAAGGTGCTGGAGGGCGAACGCTTGCTGGCGG